One genomic window of Micromonospora sp. WMMD1128 includes the following:
- a CDS encoding SPFH domain-containing protein: MPLLVAIGGAVLLAVLLIFFVLSRIKVAGPNEAFIVTGRKGRTTQTAEGIRSTDMSGQKVVLGASVFVLPVVQKLQSLDLSSRRIDVGIRGAVSKQGIRADLHGVAIVKVGGTEDAIRAAAQRFLHQQDEIDNFTREVLAGALRSIVGRLTVEEVIRDRAAFASAVAEEAEHSMTNQGLVLDTFQLQDILAEGSYLADLGRPEAARVLKDAAIAEARARQAAEQERLLAEEAIAEANRNLSLKQAGIQAEIDAAKAKSAAAGPLAQAERDQAILSEQQKVAERNAELKQRQLDTEVRKPADAQRYKVEQEAEANRNAAVLRADAERQATIAAAQAVAEQSRLTGEGERARRAALAEANAIEGAKEGEAEQRRRSAIAEAVEREGQAEAAAILAKGQAEADAMARKAEAFAAYGEAAVLDLLVKVLPEVVGAASAPIGAIDKMTVISTDGASSLTKSVAGNVAQGLQLGSDLTGIDLAGLLARLGSAHTNGKTTVDGSTVNP, translated from the coding sequence ATGCCCCTGCTCGTCGCCATCGGCGGCGCGGTCCTCCTCGCCGTCCTGCTCATCTTCTTCGTGCTCTCCCGGATCAAGGTGGCCGGGCCGAACGAGGCGTTCATCGTCACCGGCCGCAAGGGCCGGACCACCCAGACCGCCGAGGGCATCCGATCCACCGACATGTCCGGGCAGAAGGTCGTGCTCGGCGCCTCGGTGTTCGTGCTGCCGGTGGTCCAGAAGCTCCAGTCCCTCGACCTGTCCAGCCGGCGCATCGACGTCGGCATCCGGGGCGCGGTGAGCAAGCAGGGCATCCGCGCCGACCTGCACGGCGTCGCGATCGTCAAGGTCGGCGGCACCGAGGACGCGATCCGGGCCGCCGCCCAGCGCTTCCTGCACCAGCAGGACGAGATCGACAACTTCACCCGGGAGGTGCTGGCCGGCGCGCTGCGCTCGATCGTCGGCCGGCTCACCGTCGAGGAGGTCATCCGGGACCGGGCCGCGTTCGCCAGCGCGGTCGCCGAGGAGGCCGAGCACTCGATGACCAACCAGGGTCTGGTGCTGGACACGTTCCAGCTCCAGGACATCCTGGCCGAAGGGTCGTACCTGGCCGACCTGGGTCGGCCCGAGGCCGCCCGGGTGCTCAAGGACGCGGCCATCGCCGAGGCCCGCGCCCGGCAGGCCGCCGAGCAGGAACGGCTGCTCGCCGAGGAGGCGATCGCCGAGGCGAACCGCAACCTGTCGCTCAAGCAGGCCGGCATCCAGGCCGAGATCGACGCGGCGAAGGCGAAGTCGGCGGCGGCCGGTCCGCTCGCCCAGGCCGAGCGGGACCAGGCCATCCTCTCCGAGCAGCAGAAGGTGGCCGAGCGCAACGCCGAGCTGAAGCAGCGTCAGCTCGACACCGAGGTGCGCAAGCCCGCCGACGCGCAGCGGTACAAGGTGGAGCAGGAGGCCGAGGCCAACCGCAACGCGGCGGTGCTGCGCGCCGACGCGGAGCGGCAGGCCACCATCGCCGCCGCCCAAGCCGTCGCCGAGCAGTCCCGGCTCACCGGTGAGGGTGAGCGGGCCCGCCGCGCCGCGCTGGCCGAGGCGAACGCGATCGAGGGCGCCAAGGAAGGTGAGGCGGAGCAGCGCCGGCGTTCCGCGATCGCCGAGGCGGTCGAGCGGGAGGGCCAGGCCGAGGCCGCGGCCATCCTGGCGAAGGGCCAGGCGGAGGCCGACGCGATGGCCCGCAAGGCCGAGGCGTTCGCCGCGTACGGCGAGGCCGCGGTGCTGGACCTGCTGGTCAAGGTGCTGCCCGAGGTGGTCGGCGCGGCCAGCGCCCCGATCGGCGCGATCGACAAGATGACGGTCATCTCCACCGACGGCGCCTCGTCGCTCACCAAGTCGGTGGCCGGCAACGTCGCCCAGGGCCTCCAGCTCGGCAGCGACCTGACCGGCATCGACCTGGCCGGGCTGCTCGCCCGGCTGGGCAGCGCGCACACCAACGGCAAGACCACGGTGGACGGCAGCACGGTCAACCCGTGA
- a CDS encoding SigE family RNA polymerase sigma factor produces the protein MAEVDGEFTAFVNERGAALLRVAYALAGNQHAAEDLLQNALAKTYARWSRIHGDAEPYVKRILYHDQVSGWRRRARRAEVPVADLPERPAAGDDSDLRLLLRDALRALPPRQRAVLTLRYLEDLSVEQTAALLGCRPGTVASQSAKALARLRQLVPALDELTTPAEVTR, from the coding sequence GTGGCCGAGGTCGACGGGGAGTTCACCGCGTTCGTCAACGAGCGGGGAGCGGCCCTGCTGCGGGTCGCGTACGCGCTGGCCGGCAACCAGCACGCGGCGGAGGACCTGCTGCAGAACGCGCTGGCCAAGACGTACGCCCGGTGGTCCCGGATCCACGGCGACGCGGAGCCGTACGTGAAACGGATCCTCTACCACGACCAGGTCTCCGGCTGGCGGCGGCGGGCGCGGCGCGCGGAGGTGCCGGTGGCTGACCTGCCGGAGCGGCCGGCCGCCGGTGACGACAGTGACCTGCGGCTGCTGCTGCGGGACGCGCTGCGCGCGCTGCCGCCCCGCCAGCGGGCGGTGCTGACGCTGCGCTACCTGGAGGATCTCAGCGTCGAGCAGACCGCCGCGCTGCTCGGCTGCCGCCCCGGCACCGTGGCCAGCCAGAGCGCCAAGGCGCTGGCCCGGCTCCGGCAACTCGTGCCGGCGCTCGACGAGCTGACCACCCCGGCGGAGGTGACCCGATGA
- a CDS encoding methylated-DNA--[protein]-cysteine S-methyltransferase — translation MRWTVLDSPIGEFSVGTDADAVRGAHFGRVPSAADEPGDDASRLAVTELRAYFAGELTAFTVPVSAPRGSEFERAVWREMTRIPYGETTTYGEVARALGDPGAARAVGVACNRNPVPVIVPCHRIVGAGGKLVGFGGGLPRKVTLLELEAGVALRHAWS, via the coding sequence ATGCGCTGGACCGTGCTCGACTCGCCGATCGGGGAGTTCTCCGTCGGCACCGACGCCGACGCGGTGCGCGGCGCGCACTTCGGCCGGGTGCCCTCCGCCGCCGACGAGCCCGGCGACGACGCGTCCCGGCTGGCCGTGACCGAGCTGCGGGCCTACTTCGCCGGTGAGCTGACCGCGTTCACCGTGCCGGTGTCGGCGCCGCGCGGCTCCGAGTTCGAGCGGGCGGTGTGGCGGGAGATGACCCGCATCCCGTATGGGGAGACGACCACCTACGGCGAGGTGGCGCGGGCGCTCGGTGACCCGGGCGCGGCCCGCGCGGTCGGGGTGGCGTGCAATCGCAACCCGGTGCCGGTGATCGTGCCCTGCCATCGGATCGTCGGCGCGGGCGGCAAGCTGGTCGGCTTCGGCGGCGGGCTGCCCCGCAAGGTGACCCTGCTGGAGCTGGAGGCCGGAGTCGCGCTGCGGCACGCCTGGTCCTGA
- a CDS encoding inositol-3-phosphate synthase translates to MGSVRVAIVGVGNCASSLVQGVEYYRNADPTDRVPGLMHVTFGDYHVSDVEFVAAFDVDAKKVGMDLAEAIVASENNTIKLCDVPPTGVSVQRGPTFDGLGQYYREIVEESDAEPVDVAQALRDAQVDVVVSYLPVGSEQADKFYAQAAIDAGCAFVNALPVFIASDPEWAQKFTDAGLPIVGDDIKSQVGATIVHRALAKLFEDRGVELLRTYQLNFGGNMDFMNMLERNRLVSKKISKTQSVTSQIPHEMQKSDVHIGPSDHVPWLDDRKWAYIRLEGRSFGDTPLNAELKLEVWDSPNSAGVIIDAVRAAKIALDRKIGGPILSASSYFMKSPPEQYADHDAHAAVESFIKGEVER, encoded by the coding sequence ATGGGCTCCGTCCGCGTCGCCATCGTCGGTGTGGGTAACTGCGCCTCGTCCCTCGTGCAGGGCGTGGAGTACTACCGGAACGCCGACCCGACCGACCGCGTCCCGGGTCTCATGCACGTCACCTTCGGCGACTACCACGTATCGGACGTGGAGTTTGTCGCGGCGTTCGACGTGGACGCCAAGAAGGTGGGCATGGACCTCGCGGAGGCGATCGTCGCCAGCGAGAACAACACCATCAAGCTCTGCGACGTGCCGCCCACCGGCGTCAGCGTCCAGCGCGGTCCGACCTTCGACGGTCTGGGCCAGTACTACCGCGAGATCGTCGAGGAGTCGGACGCCGAGCCGGTTGACGTGGCGCAGGCGCTGCGCGACGCGCAGGTCGACGTGGTCGTCTCCTACCTGCCGGTCGGCTCCGAGCAGGCCGACAAGTTCTACGCCCAGGCCGCGATCGACGCCGGTTGCGCGTTCGTCAACGCCCTGCCGGTGTTCATCGCCTCCGACCCGGAGTGGGCGCAGAAGTTCACCGACGCCGGCCTGCCGATCGTCGGCGACGACATCAAGAGCCAGGTCGGCGCCACCATCGTGCACCGCGCGCTGGCGAAGCTCTTCGAGGACCGTGGGGTCGAGCTGCTGCGCACGTACCAGCTCAACTTCGGCGGCAACATGGACTTCATGAACATGCTGGAGCGCAACCGCCTGGTATCGAAGAAGATCTCGAAGACCCAGTCGGTGACGTCCCAGATCCCGCACGAGATGCAGAAGAGCGACGTGCACATCGGCCCGTCCGACCACGTGCCGTGGCTGGACGACCGCAAGTGGGCGTACATCCGTCTGGAGGGCCGTTCCTTCGGTGACACCCCGCTGAACGCGGAGCTGAAGCTTGAGGTGTGGGACTCGCCGAACTCGGCCGGCGTCATCATCGACGCCGTCCGGGCCGCGAAGATCGCGCTGGACCGGAAGATCGGTGGCCCGATTCTCTCCGCCTCGTCCTACTTCATGAAGTCCCCGCCGGAGCAGTACGCCGACCACGACGCGCACGCCGCCGTCGAGTCCTTCATCAAGGGCGAGGTCGAGCGCTGA
- a CDS encoding PadR family transcriptional regulator, protein MLEFAILGLLQEAPMHGYELRKELTAKLGAIRAAISYGSLYPTLRRLQAAGWITEAAETPATAEEVPALTSRRGRVVYTITAEGKERFAQLIAQAGPETYDDTGFGVHFAFFARTDQATRLRILEGRRRKIEERREGLRDVLGRAAERLDAYTLELQRHGLDACEREVRWLEELIANERSGRAPTTPEPRTAGGRGDNDSPPTPGTSRSERP, encoded by the coding sequence GTGCTCGAGTTCGCCATCCTGGGCCTCCTGCAGGAGGCTCCGATGCACGGCTACGAGCTGCGCAAGGAGTTGACCGCCAAGCTCGGCGCCATCCGGGCGGCGATCAGCTACGGCTCGCTCTACCCGACCCTGCGCCGGTTGCAGGCGGCGGGATGGATCACCGAGGCCGCCGAGACACCCGCGACCGCCGAGGAGGTTCCCGCGTTGACCAGCCGACGTGGTCGGGTGGTCTACACCATCACCGCGGAGGGCAAGGAACGCTTCGCCCAGCTCATAGCGCAGGCTGGACCCGAGACGTACGACGACACGGGCTTCGGCGTGCACTTCGCGTTCTTCGCCCGGACCGACCAGGCCACCCGGCTCCGGATCCTGGAAGGTCGCCGTCGCAAGATCGAGGAACGTCGCGAAGGTCTTCGGGACGTGCTCGGCCGGGCAGCCGAGCGCCTCGACGCGTACACCCTGGAACTGCAGCGCCACGGGCTCGACGCCTGCGAGCGCGAGGTCCGCTGGCTGGAGGAGCTCATCGCCAACGAGCGCTCCGGCCGGGCCCCGACCACCCCGGAACCCCGGACGGCCGGCGGCCGAGGAGACAACGACAGCCCGCCCACGCCTGGAACGTCCAGGTCAGAGCGGCCGTGA
- a CDS encoding DUF5318 domain-containing protein: protein MRTQRQVVDYSLQKRAVLRELLAGRIGTYDVCDASPYLKNAARFHGEPTDRRCPICRSENLIHVHYIYGDELKQSAGQARTRAELPVLAMTLREFQVFVVEVCPGCDWNHLVEQFLLGRDGLAGEAPDATGSAVVDGSTPRRRREAQR from the coding sequence ATGCGTACGCAGCGCCAGGTGGTCGACTACTCGCTCCAGAAGCGAGCGGTGCTGCGTGAACTCCTCGCCGGGCGGATCGGCACGTACGACGTCTGCGACGCCTCGCCGTACCTGAAGAATGCCGCCCGCTTCCACGGTGAGCCGACCGACCGCCGCTGCCCCATCTGCCGCAGCGAGAACCTGATCCACGTCCACTACATTTACGGTGACGAACTCAAGCAGTCGGCCGGTCAGGCGCGTACCCGGGCGGAGTTGCCCGTCCTGGCCATGACGCTGCGTGAGTTTCAGGTGTTCGTGGTGGAGGTCTGCCCCGGCTGCGACTGGAACCACCTCGTCGAGCAGTTCCTGCTCGGGCGGGACGGGCTCGCGGGCGAGGCGCCGGACGCGACCGGATCGGCCGTCGTCGACGGCTCCACCCCTCGGCGAAGGCGAGAGGCGCAACGGTGA
- a CDS encoding transglycosylase domain-containing protein: protein MNYGDSSSSRGRAQIPGPNGDPGSERSPRGNGWSGAPEGGAAARASVTPRGAGGRASVGGAAPAPRGAAGSASVGRAGAGRASVPVSPAPGAAGRAGAGRASVPVSPAGPAGRASVGAASVGAARVGAGGAGRASVGAAPVGGRAAVARAGVPGYSGGGPGGPGGPGGPGGPTGPGRGGRGGRGEDSARAKKRRRLNMLIAGFAVFIMLAGMGVVTFTWYSTKVVLPEDTIPPLSTTVYDSTGKTAIARIGDQNRQLVTIDQIPEHVQHAVAAAEDRNFYRHSGVDYKGIARAAWNNLSGGDKQGASTITQQYARNAFDNLNEDSYGRKVKEAILASKLNDRYDKQAIMQHYLNVIYFGRGAYGIQAAAQTYFKKNVDKLTVAEAAVLAALIKQPEPSATHQGYDPAVNPTDALDRWNYVVNGMISEKWLDAPNMPAHPTEYPKNIAKPSKNSAGGFGIDTPYGNVVNYVSQELREMNLCTDDEAKVTNDTPLCAKALSRGGYKITTTIDKKMQDAVLDAAQRAKKGSALDGEPKNLMAAVVSIDPKTGGVRAYYGGDNGTGTDYAGKNVDNGVVSGGHSPGSSFKIYTLAAALKAGISVKSRWKGSAFTPKGTKFKVSNAGADKVSCGDSCTLEASTLKSLNVPFYYITEEIGPDKVLDMAKQAGVTTMWRTDTNPAKAYDLTDADPKDLAPSPFFNVIGYGQYPITVLDHANGVATFANQGVYNKAHFIKKVQKQNPQTGKWDTVGGEKLKPQPRIDKDIVADVTSVLEQYPAHVNRRLDDGRKAAEKTGTWELGDGSTRNGDAWMIGYTPQLATAVWVGNLGDRKAIKTKGGADISGARMPGEIFQRFMNDALKGKDKEDFPPAANIGKDDAGNGEMPAPPPPPPGPGGQNCDPLGLFCPDGNQGGNQGGNQGGNQGGNQGGNQGDGPPNGPGGGGRGGGILPSTPPTRQTN, encoded by the coding sequence ATGAACTACGGCGATTCCAGTTCTTCGCGTGGGCGGGCCCAGATCCCGGGCCCGAACGGCGACCCGGGCTCCGAGCGGAGCCCGCGAGGGAACGGCTGGTCCGGCGCGCCGGAGGGCGGTGCCGCGGCACGCGCCTCGGTCACACCGCGCGGCGCCGGCGGCCGGGCCTCGGTCGGCGGCGCCGCTCCGGCGCCGCGCGGAGCCGCGGGTTCGGCCTCGGTGGGCCGCGCCGGAGCCGGCCGCGCCTCGGTGCCGGTCTCGCCGGCGCCCGGTGCCGCCGGGCGTGCCGGCGCCGGCCGGGCGTCGGTCCCGGTCTCCCCGGCCGGACCGGCCGGACGCGCCTCGGTGGGCGCGGCGAGCGTGGGCGCGGCCCGGGTCGGCGCGGGCGGCGCCGGGCGGGCGAGCGTCGGCGCCGCGCCGGTGGGCGGTCGTGCCGCCGTGGCCCGGGCCGGCGTGCCCGGCTACTCCGGCGGCGGGCCGGGTGGCCCCGGTGGCCCCGGTGGCCCCGGTGGCCCGACCGGCCCCGGCCGCGGTGGTCGAGGCGGTCGCGGCGAGGACTCGGCGCGGGCGAAGAAGCGCCGGCGGCTCAACATGCTGATCGCCGGCTTCGCCGTGTTCATCATGCTCGCCGGCATGGGCGTGGTCACCTTCACCTGGTATTCCACGAAGGTGGTGCTTCCGGAGGACACCATTCCGCCGCTGTCCACCACCGTCTACGACTCGACCGGCAAGACCGCCATCGCCCGGATCGGCGACCAGAACCGGCAGTTGGTCACCATCGACCAGATCCCGGAGCACGTCCAGCACGCGGTCGCGGCGGCGGAGGACCGAAACTTCTACCGCCACTCCGGCGTCGACTACAAGGGCATCGCGCGGGCCGCGTGGAACAACCTCAGCGGCGGCGACAAGCAGGGCGCCTCGACGATCACCCAGCAGTACGCCCGCAACGCGTTCGACAACCTGAACGAGGACTCGTACGGCCGCAAGGTGAAGGAGGCGATCCTCGCCTCGAAGCTGAACGACCGCTACGACAAGCAAGCGATCATGCAGCACTACCTGAACGTGATCTACTTCGGGCGCGGCGCGTACGGCATCCAGGCGGCGGCGCAGACCTACTTCAAGAAGAACGTCGACAAGCTGACCGTCGCCGAGGCCGCCGTGCTGGCCGCGCTGATCAAGCAGCCCGAGCCGAGCGCCACGCACCAGGGCTACGACCCGGCGGTCAACCCGACGGACGCGCTGGACCGGTGGAACTACGTCGTCAACGGCATGATCAGCGAGAAGTGGCTGGACGCGCCGAACATGCCGGCGCACCCCACCGAATACCCGAAGAACATCGCGAAGCCGTCGAAGAACAGCGCCGGCGGCTTCGGCATCGACACCCCGTACGGCAACGTCGTCAACTACGTCTCGCAGGAACTGCGCGAGATGAACCTCTGCACCGACGACGAGGCCAAGGTGACGAACGACACCCCGCTCTGCGCGAAGGCGCTGAGCCGTGGCGGCTACAAGATCACCACGACGATCGACAAGAAGATGCAGGACGCGGTGCTCGACGCGGCCCAGCGGGCCAAGAAGGGCTCCGCGCTCGACGGGGAGCCGAAGAACCTGATGGCCGCCGTGGTGTCCATCGACCCGAAGACCGGCGGCGTGCGCGCCTACTACGGCGGCGACAACGGCACCGGCACTGACTACGCCGGCAAGAACGTCGACAACGGCGTGGTCAGCGGCGGTCACTCGCCGGGTTCGAGCTTCAAGATCTACACGCTGGCGGCGGCGCTCAAGGCCGGCATCTCGGTCAAGTCGCGGTGGAAGGGCTCGGCGTTCACGCCGAAGGGCACCAAGTTCAAGGTGAGCAACGCCGGCGCCGACAAGGTCTCCTGCGGCGACTCCTGCACGCTCGAAGCGTCGACGCTCAAGTCGCTCAACGTGCCGTTCTACTACATCACCGAGGAGATCGGCCCGGACAAGGTGCTCGACATGGCCAAGCAGGCCGGCGTCACCACCATGTGGCGCACCGACACCAACCCGGCCAAGGCGTACGACCTGACCGACGCCGACCCGAAGGACCTGGCCCCGTCGCCGTTCTTCAACGTGATCGGCTACGGCCAGTACCCGATCACCGTGCTCGACCACGCCAACGGTGTCGCCACCTTCGCCAACCAGGGCGTCTACAACAAGGCGCACTTCATCAAGAAGGTCCAGAAGCAGAACCCGCAGACCGGCAAGTGGGACACGGTCGGCGGCGAGAAGCTCAAGCCCCAGCCGCGGATCGACAAGGACATCGTCGCCGACGTCACCTCCGTGCTGGAGCAGTACCCGGCCCACGTGAACCGCCGGCTCGACGACGGTCGCAAGGCCGCCGAGAAGACCGGCACCTGGGAACTCGGCGACGGCAGCACCCGCAACGGCGACGCCTGGATGATCGGCTACACGCCGCAGCTCGCCACCGCGGTCTGGGTCGGCAACCTGGGCGACCGCAAGGCGATCAAGACCAAGGGCGGCGCGGACATCAGCGGCGCCCGGATGCCGGGTGAGATCTTCCAGCGCTTCATGAACGACGCGCTCAAGGGCAAGGACAAGGAAGACTTCCCGCCGGCGGCGAACATCGGCAAGGACGACGCCGGCAACGGTGAGATGCCGGCACCTCCGCCCCCGCCGCCGGGACCCGGCGGTCAGAACTGCGACCCGCTGGGCCTGTTCTGCCCCGACGGTAACCAGGGCGGCAACCAGGGTGGAAACCAGGGCGGCAATCAAGGTGGCAACCAGGGTGGCAACCAGGGTGACGGTCCGCCCAACGGCCCCGGCGGCGGTGGCCGAGGCGGCGGAATCCTGCCGAGCACACCACCGACACGACAGACGAACTGA
- a CDS encoding glycosyltransferase 87 family protein, with product MSTQSTAGIDEPGASGEAPRPGATADHPSRSDWFVRGTSGLIGGPLGDHAVALDRPADREGRFWTAARIVLALVCLTLALHWVQKSPCQDGAWQNNVQYTRMCYTDVLALYYAEGLNEGKVPYADHPVEYPVLTGYFMGALGLPVHSLGVDKPTINQGQWFYNLNALVLGALAVATVAVILNLRRRRPWDAALFALAPALVLTATVNWDLLAVGLTAFGLLAWARTRSDRRELLMAGAAGALLGLGGAAKMWPLFLLGPILVLTLRAGRLRAGLTATATALVALVAVNLPVAIPYRESWGRFFDLNTTRPIDWGTLWYIGRYLDGRISPSAPGELGPFEWLNANIATLNWVSYLLFGLACLGVAALALLAPRRPRLAPLAFLVVAAFLIFSKVWSQQFVLWLLPLAVLARPRWGAFLAWQFAEVCYFAAFYGELLGTATSRPIFPEGVFVLASSLRLITVAVLCGFIIRDILRPEEDAVRQTYADDPDGGVLDGAPDAPWLTRRRQRAAPTAATPADATA from the coding sequence ATGAGCACCCAGTCGACCGCAGGCATCGATGAGCCCGGCGCGTCCGGGGAGGCGCCCCGACCCGGAGCGACCGCCGACCACCCGTCCCGTTCGGACTGGTTCGTGCGAGGCACGTCCGGCCTGATCGGCGGGCCGCTCGGTGACCACGCCGTCGCCCTGGACCGGCCGGCCGATCGCGAGGGCCGGTTCTGGACCGCCGCGCGGATCGTGCTGGCCCTGGTCTGCCTCACGCTCGCCCTGCACTGGGTGCAGAAGTCGCCCTGCCAGGACGGCGCCTGGCAGAACAACGTCCAGTACACCCGGATGTGCTACACGGACGTGCTGGCGCTCTATTACGCCGAAGGGCTCAACGAGGGCAAGGTGCCCTACGCCGACCACCCGGTGGAATACCCGGTGCTGACCGGATACTTCATGGGGGCGCTCGGCCTGCCGGTGCACTCCCTCGGCGTCGACAAGCCGACCATCAACCAGGGGCAGTGGTTCTACAACCTCAACGCGCTGGTCCTGGGCGCGCTCGCGGTCGCCACCGTCGCGGTCATCCTCAACCTGCGCCGCCGACGACCATGGGACGCGGCGCTTTTCGCCCTCGCCCCGGCGCTGGTGCTCACCGCCACCGTCAACTGGGACCTGCTCGCCGTCGGCCTCACCGCGTTCGGGCTGCTGGCCTGGGCGCGCACCCGATCCGACCGGCGTGAGCTGCTCATGGCCGGCGCGGCGGGCGCGCTGCTCGGGCTCGGCGGCGCGGCGAAGATGTGGCCGCTGTTCCTGCTCGGCCCCATCCTGGTCCTCACGCTGCGCGCCGGTCGACTGCGGGCCGGGCTCACCGCCACCGCCACCGCCCTGGTGGCGCTGGTCGCGGTCAACCTGCCGGTCGCCATCCCCTACCGGGAAAGTTGGGGCCGCTTCTTCGATTTGAACACCACCCGCCCCATCGACTGGGGCACGCTCTGGTACATCGGCCGCTACCTGGACGGCCGGATCAGCCCGTCCGCGCCAGGCGAACTCGGCCCGTTCGAATGGCTGAACGCGAACATCGCCACCCTCAACTGGGTGTCGTACCTGTTGTTCGGGCTGGCCTGTCTCGGCGTGGCCGCACTCGCGCTGCTCGCCCCGCGCCGACCTCGGCTGGCCCCGCTCGCCTTCCTGGTGGTCGCCGCCTTCCTGATCTTCAGCAAGGTCTGGTCGCAGCAGTTCGTGCTCTGGCTGCTGCCGCTCGCGGTGCTCGCCCGACCCCGCTGGGGCGCGTTCCTGGCCTGGCAGTTCGCCGAGGTCTGCTACTTCGCCGCCTTCTACGGCGAACTGCTCGGCACCGCCACCTCCCGGCCGATCTTCCCCGAGGGCGTGTTCGTGCTCGCCTCCAGCCTGCGCCTGATCACCGTGGCGGTGCTCTGCGGCTTCATCATCCGGGACATCCTGCGCCCGGAAGAGGACGCGGTCCGGCAGACCTACGCCGACGACCCCGACGGCGGGGTGCTCGACGGCGCGCCCGACGCGCCCTGGTTGACGCGGAGGCGGCAGCGGGCCGCACCTACGGCGGCCACCCCGGCCGACGCGACCGCCTGA
- a CDS encoding deoxyribonuclease IV encodes MRIGAHVDPTDPLAEANARGAEAAQFFLADPQGWKAPKPRADAERLRAADVDLYVHAPYVINVATLNNRIRIPSRKLLLGHATAAAAVGAKGLIVHGGHVNAGDDRAVGFDNWRKTFAYAADAGGFPLPVLIENTAGGDNACARHLDALARLWDALDGHEVGFCLDTCHAYAGGEELLGLVDRVKAITGRIDLIHANNSKGAFNSGQDRHDNLTGGTIDPDLLVAVIRAAGAPVIVETPGGVEGQSADISFLRGQLGTA; translated from the coding sequence ATGCGAATCGGAGCCCACGTCGATCCGACCGACCCGCTGGCCGAGGCGAACGCCCGGGGTGCGGAGGCGGCGCAGTTCTTCCTCGCCGACCCGCAGGGCTGGAAGGCCCCGAAGCCGCGGGCGGACGCCGAGCGCCTGCGCGCCGCCGACGTCGACCTCTACGTCCACGCGCCCTACGTGATCAACGTGGCCACGCTCAACAACCGGATCCGCATCCCCAGCCGCAAGCTGCTCCTCGGCCACGCCACCGCCGCGGCGGCCGTCGGGGCCAAGGGGTTGATCGTGCACGGCGGCCACGTCAACGCCGGGGACGACCGCGCCGTCGGCTTCGACAACTGGCGCAAGACATTCGCGTACGCGGCGGACGCCGGCGGCTTCCCGCTGCCGGTCCTGATCGAGAACACCGCCGGCGGTGACAACGCCTGCGCCCGGCACCTGGACGCGCTGGCCCGGCTCTGGGACGCGCTCGACGGCCACGAGGTCGGATTCTGCCTCGACACCTGCCACGCGTACGCCGGCGGTGAGGAACTGCTGGGCCTGGTCGACCGGGTGAAGGCGATCACCGGGCGGATCGACCTGATCCACGCGAACAACTCCAAGGGCGCCTTCAACTCGGGTCAGGACCGGCACGACAATCTCACCGGCGGCACGATCGACCCGGATCTGCTGGTGGCCGTGATCCGGGCGGCCGGCGCGCCGGTGATCGTCGAGACGCCCGGCGGCGTCGAGGGCCAGAGCGCCGACATCTCGTTCCTGCGCGGCCAGTTGGGCACGGCGTGA
- the rpsF gene encoding 30S ribosomal protein S6 — translation MRHYEVMVILDPSLEERTVAPSLDTYLNVIRTAGGSVEKTDVWGRRRLAYEINKKAEGIYAVVDLQATPEAVAELDRQLRLNESVLRTKVIRPEMR, via the coding sequence TTGCGTCACTATGAAGTCATGGTGATCCTCGATCCCAGCCTCGAGGAGCGCACCGTCGCCCCGTCTCTCGACACGTACCTGAACGTGATCCGGACCGCGGGTGGCTCGGTGGAGAAGACCGACGTGTGGGGCCGCCGGCGCCTCGCGTACGAGATCAACAAGAAGGCCGAGGGCATCTACGCCGTCGTGGACCTCCAGGCGACGCCGGAGGCCGTGGCTGAGCTGGACCGTCAGCTCCGACTCAACGAGTCGGTGCTGCGCACCAAGGTCATTCGCCCGGAGATGCGCTGA